A single region of the Legionella oakridgensis ATCC 33761 = DSM 21215 genome encodes:
- the murJ gene encoding murein biosynthesis integral membrane protein MurJ, producing MSVTETMLPKRQSLLRSTTLVSVLTFFSRIMGFARDMILANLFGTQAGMDAFFVAFKIPNFMRRLFAEGAFSQAFVPVLAEYQQTRSVTDVRIFLARIAGSLSAVLSLVTVIGVIASPYIVFLFAPGFGADSTRSILATEMLRLTFPYLMLVSLTAMAGAILNTYGYFGVPAFTPVLLNICMIFAAVWLSPHFSQPVIALAWGVLLAGIVQLLFQLPFLYHRRLLVKPSFIMNDSGVRKVLALMVPALFGVSIAQINLLIDTVFASFLKVGSVSWLFFTDRLTDFPLGVFGVAIATVILPHLSRRHAEQSLVKFSRALDWGLRLLLLIGIPSGLGLALFAMPLIACCFAYGEFSAVDVLQTQKSLFTLALGVPAFMMVKVLASGFYARQNIKTPVKVGVFAMIINTLFCALLIGPLAHAGLTLASTIAGYVNCGMLLILLLRKKIYQPSPGWWRFLLQLLVANTVVSAYLLWAAGDVSFWMTKSLLVRIGLLLGHVLAAVFMYVLCLGLCGMRPAQFRGQIRE from the coding sequence ATGTCTGTGACAGAAACCATGTTGCCAAAGCGACAAAGCTTATTACGTTCAACTACTCTTGTGTCGGTATTGACTTTCTTCTCACGCATTATGGGATTTGCGCGGGATATGATTCTTGCGAATTTATTTGGCACCCAGGCGGGCATGGATGCTTTTTTTGTCGCTTTTAAAATTCCAAATTTTATGCGTCGCCTGTTTGCAGAAGGCGCTTTTTCACAAGCGTTTGTGCCCGTGCTTGCCGAGTATCAACAGACAAGGAGTGTTACGGATGTTCGTATTTTTCTTGCACGGATTGCAGGCAGCTTGAGTGCTGTTCTTTCTTTAGTCACCGTGATTGGGGTGATAGCTTCTCCCTATATTGTGTTTTTGTTTGCTCCTGGTTTTGGGGCAGACTCTACGCGGTCTATATTAGCGACTGAAATGCTGCGCTTAACCTTTCCTTATCTTATGCTGGTGTCATTAACCGCAATGGCTGGTGCTATCTTAAACACCTATGGTTATTTTGGTGTCCCAGCTTTTACGCCAGTCTTGCTTAATATTTGTATGATTTTCGCAGCCGTTTGGCTAAGTCCGCATTTTTCTCAACCCGTTATTGCATTAGCCTGGGGGGTATTATTGGCCGGTATTGTGCAATTGCTATTCCAGCTGCCGTTTTTATATCATCGTCGTTTGTTGGTTAAACCCAGCTTCATCATGAATGATTCTGGTGTAAGAAAGGTTTTGGCGTTGATGGTTCCTGCTTTATTTGGTGTGTCTATTGCGCAAATTAATTTATTAATTGATACCGTTTTTGCTTCATTTTTAAAAGTAGGCAGCGTGTCCTGGTTATTTTTTACCGATCGTCTGACGGATTTTCCTTTGGGCGTATTTGGAGTCGCTATAGCCACTGTCATTTTACCGCATTTATCACGCCGCCACGCCGAGCAAAGTTTGGTCAAATTTTCACGTGCCTTGGACTGGGGGCTGCGTTTATTGCTGTTGATTGGTATTCCTTCTGGGCTGGGACTGGCTTTATTTGCCATGCCTTTAATTGCTTGTTGTTTTGCCTATGGGGAATTCTCAGCGGTTGATGTTTTGCAAACTCAAAAAAGTTTATTTACGCTGGCGCTTGGGGTGCCGGCTTTTATGATGGTTAAAGTTCTGGCATCCGGATTTTATGCACGTCAGAACATTAAAACGCCGGTTAAGGTAGGGGTATTTGCCATGATCATCAACACATTATTTTGTGCATTGTTGATTGGGCCGTTGGCGCATGCGGGATTAACATTAGCCTCCACCATCGCGGGTTATGTGAATTGCGGAATGTTGTTGATTTTACTATTGCGTAAAAAAATTTATCAGCCATCTCCAGGTTGGTGGCGTTTTCTCCTGCAGCTATTGGTCGCTAATACCGTAGTTAGTGCTTATCTTTTATGGGCAGCTGGTGATGTGTCCTTCTGGATGACTAAATCACTGCTTGTTCGCATCGGTTTATTGCTAGGCCATGTATTGGCGGCTGTATTCATGTATGTGCTATGTTTGGGTCTTTGTGGGATGCGCCCTGCGCAGTTTCGTGGTCAGATAAGGGAGTAA
- a CDS encoding leucyl aminopeptidase family protein gives MQADLFYCTDAEKSLPIALVSKTHYLEHVDGLSAFEKNCLTMQQFKGGLGEVAMICESDGMLVKAYVGMGDDSQAKAIACAVTRLPPGNYHVQQPLSKTAQLAWSLAQYQFDQYKTPKALPRVLLIGKEIFSSLLAEASAVFLVRDLINRPANDLGPVQLAEVLSDLANEYGAEFQQWVGDKLLTNNFPAIYEVGRAAAQEPRLLSLLWGNVNHPRVTLVGKGVCFDTGGLDIKPSTAMRLMKKDMGGAAQVIGLARWLMSLKLPIRLQVLIPAIENSVSAHSYRPGDVLTMRNGLKVEVDNTDAEGRLVLADALVKACEDKPEVLFNFATLTGAARVAVGTEMAAMFTNSDALAQAIITAAEEVEDPVWRMPLFAAYASMLDSAIADLANGSASPYAGAITAALFLQHFIDAEIPWAHFDIMAWNVANKPGKPEGGEAMGMRAVAHYLLHRYG, from the coding sequence ATGCAAGCAGATTTATTTTATTGTACCGATGCTGAAAAAAGTTTACCAATCGCTTTAGTGTCCAAGACACATTATCTTGAACATGTGGATGGTTTGTCGGCGTTTGAGAAAAATTGCTTGACCATGCAGCAATTCAAAGGCGGCCTTGGCGAGGTTGCCATGATTTGTGAGAGTGATGGCATGCTAGTAAAAGCCTATGTTGGCATGGGGGATGATTCTCAAGCCAAAGCCATTGCTTGCGCGGTTACCCGCCTTCCGCCCGGGAATTACCACGTTCAACAGCCTTTGTCAAAAACAGCGCAACTGGCTTGGTCGTTGGCACAGTATCAATTTGACCAATATAAGACACCAAAGGCATTACCGAGAGTATTGTTGATAGGAAAAGAAATTTTTTCGTCTCTCTTGGCCGAAGCATCTGCTGTATTTTTAGTACGTGACTTAATTAATCGGCCGGCCAATGATTTAGGGCCTGTACAATTGGCAGAAGTACTTTCTGATTTAGCCAACGAGTATGGGGCAGAATTTCAACAATGGGTTGGTGATAAACTGCTGACAAATAATTTTCCAGCCATCTATGAAGTGGGGCGCGCTGCGGCTCAAGAACCAAGATTACTGTCATTGCTTTGGGGGAATGTTAATCATCCTCGAGTAACGCTGGTTGGTAAAGGAGTTTGTTTTGATACAGGGGGATTGGACATTAAGCCTTCAACCGCCATGCGTTTAATGAAAAAAGATATGGGGGGTGCGGCACAAGTGATTGGATTGGCAAGATGGCTCATGTCCCTTAAATTGCCAATTCGTCTGCAAGTTTTAATTCCGGCTATTGAAAACTCTGTCAGCGCCCACTCTTATCGCCCTGGTGATGTATTGACGATGCGGAATGGACTGAAAGTCGAAGTCGATAATACCGATGCGGAAGGAAGATTGGTATTGGCCGATGCATTGGTAAAAGCCTGTGAAGATAAGCCGGAAGTCTTATTTAATTTTGCCACCTTAACCGGGGCTGCCCGTGTTGCGGTAGGGACTGAAATGGCTGCCATGTTTACCAATAGCGATGCGTTAGCACAGGCGATAATAACAGCCGCTGAGGAAGTGGAAGATCCAGTCTGGCGTATGCCGTTATTCGCCGCTTATGCCAGCATGCTTGATTCTGCCATCGCTGATTTAGCCAATGGCAGTGCATCTCCTTATGCCGGTGCAATTACTGCCGCATTATTTTTACAACATTTTATTGATGCTGAAATTCCTTGGGCGCATTTTGATATCATGGCTTGGAATGTCGCCAACAAACCTGGTAAACCTGAAGGCGGTGAAGCCATGGGTATGCGTGCAGTTGCCCATTATTTGCTTCACCGTTATGGTTGA
- a CDS encoding threonine/serine ThrE exporter family protein, which yields MHIAKVLYINGQTTQQVVSVAQQLGQQLNLQVELLVHWGELQLIVIDENTQSKCYPVISANPTAVHMGRVQAIMILLEDFKTGNITLENLDKKVTTISNLPPAPTWMFTWASALGAVALAIIFGLNDWSSACFIFFSAALGALVRRYLATISTNVFIQPFSAAFIAGLIGALAVHSQRSVAPHLEALCPCMILVPGPHLLNSALDFMRGRMHLGLARLSYALLIVVAISVGLLAGLSLLNVNLPIVSQAALKVPFWKDVLAAGVAVAAYNVFFSTPLKVLAWPIVIGMCAHWLRWIAMSVFGLTLMQGTFLACLLAGCVLTWAAHREQVPFAAFGFSAVVSMIPGVFLFRMASGLMRLANGQETTLPLISGTISDAITATVIILVMSLGLLVPKLIMDNVYLKHKQ from the coding sequence TTGCATATTGCCAAAGTTCTTTATATCAATGGTCAAACTACGCAACAAGTGGTGAGTGTTGCACAACAATTAGGTCAACAACTGAATCTGCAAGTTGAGCTTTTAGTGCATTGGGGTGAGTTGCAATTAATCGTTATTGATGAGAACACCCAAAGTAAATGTTACCCTGTGATTTCTGCAAATCCTACGGCTGTACATATGGGCCGGGTGCAAGCGATTATGATTTTATTGGAAGATTTTAAAACGGGAAATATAACGTTAGAAAATCTTGATAAAAAGGTCACAACGATTTCCAATCTTCCTCCTGCACCGACTTGGATGTTTACATGGGCGAGTGCACTAGGGGCAGTTGCGTTAGCAATTATTTTTGGTCTCAACGATTGGTCATCGGCATGCTTTATTTTTTTCAGTGCTGCACTAGGCGCTCTTGTACGTCGCTACTTAGCAACGATCAGCACGAATGTTTTTATACAACCTTTTTCTGCAGCGTTTATAGCTGGTCTCATTGGCGCATTGGCGGTTCATTCTCAACGGAGCGTTGCACCGCATCTGGAAGCGCTATGCCCATGCATGATCCTGGTCCCAGGCCCTCATTTATTAAATAGTGCGCTTGATTTTATGCGTGGGCGCATGCATCTTGGTCTGGCTCGTCTGAGCTATGCATTGTTAATCGTGGTTGCTATTAGTGTGGGTCTGCTTGCAGGTTTGTCATTACTGAATGTCAATTTGCCTATTGTATCTCAGGCAGCGCTTAAAGTTCCTTTTTGGAAAGATGTGCTTGCAGCAGGAGTAGCTGTAGCCGCTTATAATGTTTTCTTTTCTACTCCCCTCAAGGTATTGGCTTGGCCTATCGTCATTGGTATGTGCGCGCATTGGTTACGATGGATAGCGATGTCCGTTTTTGGTTTAACGCTTATGCAAGGCACGTTTTTAGCCTGTTTACTAGCTGGGTGTGTGCTCACCTGGGCGGCTCATAGGGAACAAGTACCTTTTGCTGCTTTTGGCTTTTCGGCGGTGGTCTCCATGATTCCTGGTGTTTTCTTATTTAGGATGGCTAGCGGTCTCATGCGATTAGCAAATGGTCAGGAGACAACCCTGCCTTTAATTAGTGGCACTATTTCTGATGCTATTACAGCCACCGTCATTATTTTGGTCATGAGCTTAGGATTATTAGTGCCTAAGTTAATCATGGATAACGTGTATTTAAAACATAAACAATAG
- a CDS encoding DNA polymerase III subunit chi, translated as MSPIRIDFYLSNNKQPMAHWMLACRLLEKAYLREHRVFVFCEHQQDAERLDELLWTYKDDSFIPHNLQGEGPEPPPPIQIGYKTESEPRGYNDILLNLATTIPSFFSRFRRIMEIVASDDAAKEISRDHYRTYRNQQCDIHTHSID; from the coding sequence ATGTCGCCAATTCGCATTGATTTTTATTTATCGAATAATAAACAACCCATGGCACATTGGATGCTTGCCTGCCGTTTGTTAGAAAAGGCTTATCTTCGTGAGCATCGAGTATTTGTTTTTTGTGAACATCAACAAGATGCCGAACGGCTCGATGAACTATTATGGACTTATAAAGACGATAGTTTTATCCCTCATAATCTGCAAGGGGAAGGGCCAGAGCCTCCGCCCCCTATACAAATCGGTTATAAAACAGAATCAGAACCACGTGGATACAATGATATTTTGCTCAATTTGGCCACCACCATCCCCTCTTTTTTTTCACGGTTTCGACGCATCATGGAAATCGTAGCCTCTGATGACGCGGCCAAAGAAATCAGCCGCGATCATTATCGCACTTATCGCAACCAGCAATGCGATATACATACTCATTCCATTGATTGA
- a CDS encoding leucyl aminopeptidase, with amino-acid sequence MKYQLLENPAFTASECLVIGVFDNSNLPDFIRDFDKTHQALLQRLASKLTEKGDTAWQAEMDGHSVLLIHCGNKDQFSADVLEKCIRDVIGILLSQPLSQATICMPPITQYSPDWQMQQMILQIDAQCYQLLDFKSKKKKHRLSILNFFLPETTQDTIHQAQAIAEGIRFSRTLANYPANICTPTYLSQQAIELAQQHTQLHVKIMEAEEMRQLGMGALLAVAQGSKEPPKLIEMHYVGGGEMPPIILVGKGITFDSGGLSLKPGEAMTEMKYDMTGAASVLGTLKACALLKLPINVIGLVASAENMPSGTAVKPGDIITSLSKQTIEIINTDAEGRLVLADALTYAERFKPGFVIDIATLTGAMVVALGHVYTGFMTKDDELAQLLLNAAEQSRDKAWRLPLDNDYQEAIDSPIADMVNAAFDRTASSITAACFLSRFTEKYRWAHIDIAGTAWVSGKKRNATGRPVPLLIQLLRHVANSH; translated from the coding sequence ATGAAGTATCAATTGCTTGAAAATCCTGCATTTACAGCCAGCGAGTGCTTGGTCATTGGTGTATTTGATAATAGCAACTTGCCTGATTTTATCCGTGATTTCGATAAAACTCACCAGGCTCTCTTGCAACGACTTGCAAGCAAACTAACGGAAAAGGGAGACACAGCATGGCAAGCAGAGATGGATGGCCACAGTGTGCTGCTTATTCATTGTGGGAATAAAGATCAGTTCTCAGCCGATGTGCTGGAGAAATGCATTCGCGATGTTATTGGCATTTTACTCAGCCAACCACTCTCACAGGCAACCATTTGCATGCCACCAATAACTCAATACTCCCCAGACTGGCAAATGCAGCAAATGATTTTGCAAATTGATGCCCAATGCTATCAATTACTTGATTTTAAAAGTAAAAAAAAGAAACATCGTCTTAGCATCCTGAATTTTTTTCTTCCAGAGACAACCCAGGATACCATTCATCAGGCTCAGGCCATTGCCGAAGGCATACGTTTTTCCCGTACTCTGGCCAACTATCCTGCCAATATCTGTACTCCAACGTATCTGAGTCAACAAGCCATAGAACTGGCCCAACAACATACTCAGCTTCATGTAAAAATCATGGAAGCAGAGGAAATGCGTCAATTAGGAATGGGGGCACTATTAGCAGTAGCTCAAGGCAGTAAAGAACCACCTAAATTAATTGAAATGCATTATGTGGGGGGTGGCGAGATGCCCCCAATTATTCTTGTAGGTAAAGGAATAACATTTGATTCTGGTGGTTTATCTTTAAAGCCGGGTGAGGCCATGACCGAAATGAAATATGATATGACTGGCGCTGCCAGCGTATTAGGTACCCTCAAAGCTTGTGCGCTATTAAAGTTACCAATCAATGTCATAGGGTTAGTTGCCAGCGCAGAAAATATGCCCAGCGGAACAGCAGTAAAACCTGGCGATATCATAACCAGCCTTTCAAAACAAACCATTGAAATCATTAACACAGACGCTGAAGGTCGCCTCGTGCTGGCTGACGCTTTGACGTATGCCGAGCGTTTCAAACCCGGTTTTGTAATTGATATAGCCACGTTAACGGGTGCTATGGTGGTTGCCTTAGGACATGTATATACGGGCTTTATGACCAAAGATGATGAGCTTGCCCAACTGCTTCTGAATGCAGCAGAACAAAGTCGCGACAAAGCTTGGCGACTGCCCTTGGATAATGACTATCAAGAAGCCATTGACAGCCCTATCGCCGATATGGTGAATGCTGCTTTTGATCGCACCGCCAGCAGCATTACAGCCGCTTGTTTTCTTTCCCGATTCACTGAAAAATATCGCTGGGCGCATATAGACATTGCAGGCACGGCCTGGGTTTCAGGTAAAAAACGCAATGCCACAGGTCGTCCCGTTCCATTACTGATACAGTTATTACGTCATGTCGCCAATTCGCATTGA